The following DNA comes from Hordeum vulgare subsp. vulgare chromosome 3H, MorexV3_pseudomolecules_assembly, whole genome shotgun sequence.
AAAGTGTCCATGTATTTTAATAAAGTAAATGTGTTTGTCAAAAGATATACTTttgaatgaaaataaattataaaatatgtgtaaaaaataTATAACAGCCTAGTGTGCCCCAAGGATTTTATACATTCTTATATTAAAATTAATACATTTTAAATTATGCATACATTTGAAGACAATAAGATTCTAAAATGATCACTTCTTGCATCCATGACTTGCTTATATGTTGTTTGGAGTTTGCTCCGCTTGTTGCATTTTTTCATATTTCATGTTATGTTTAATTTGCCTCTCATGTGTTGTCCCTTTCAGTGCCAGGATGTCTCAATATTCTAGAAGAGGAAGACAATGGAGCCACACTGTCGTTATATGATGTCACTTTCTTCTTTTAGTGCTGAATAGGATATGTTTTGTGTAATACCATTTGTCTGAGATGTGCAATTTTAGTTTggaatttatttgtgtaattttacATTGAGGAATGAAAGTTGGTACAGTAGCTGAATGTGTTGTGCACATCACATAATGTTGGTATAGTAGATGGATCAGAATAACGTTGTGGAAATAATGTATTGCATATAACATGTGTCCCAACAAAATGCAATATTTTTATAGGCCACACTTTTTGGGCTTGGCTGATTGGGCTTGTAAAAATttatatttattttaatgcatccCAACCCATGCCATGTCATATATGACGTGTTGTACATGTCACTATTTCTGCCATGTCATATGTTTGCCACGTGGATGATGCCACATGAGCTGAGCCATGTCAGATCCTACATGGATGAGGcacatgggtaatgaccaaaattTTGGCCATGACCTAATTGTTTTGGTCATGAAAACAGTGACCAAAACtttagaaaggtcaagtttgttcgttcttgacggccaactgttgacctcctCATTTTGATCATAAGAAGGTCATAAATTAAAAATAATGACGATTCAATGACCAAAAAGGAGAGTCATCGTcgaccatatttcttgtagtgcacaaGTGATTGCCGTTTTGATTTTCCGTATGATGTTTTATTCTGGCATAGatataattatttttgtttttatttaacttaatttttcagaaaataCGCTCACAAGAGTGCTTTATATCTTTAATTATTAAGTAAAAAGGTAACCGATACAAAAGAAGGACAACTTGATACACAACGACATGTAAAATAAAATACAATTACACGGTACATCTCTTTGGTCCCCATCTTCCTTCGCTTATTCGTGGATCATCAGATCTATAAAAATGCACCATAAAGACAGTAAAGAAAAAAACTACACAAGCGTACATGGACGCCACACAAGACTTGAAGACCACAATAACAACTCGCTGCTTGCAACGAGATCTAGTAGGGAAACTCGAAAACTCCACGTGCGTTCATGGTAGTGCCTTCACCGATGTCAGCCTTGGAAACGTATCCATAGTTGCTATCAATAGAGGTGACACTTGAATTTTTCAGCTTCACATTGTAGATATAATCCCAGCTTCCCACACTTGGGTAGTGCCCTTCCTCGCGGATTTCAGTGTACACCTGGATACGTATAATTAATGTTAGAATATGCACTATAGTAGAGTTTGGGATACAAGGCATGTTTCTTTAGTTGAAAAATTATACTAATATAAGTAAATTCATTTGAATTTAGTTTAGCTGGGTTTATTTAATTGTACGAGTTTTGTTCAAAAGAATTGTGCTGTGAATACGTACATATGCCCCTGTCCCTAAATAAAATTCACATTGTATATGGGCATGCatgtgaattcaaattttaaataatTATGTTTTCCATAAAATTATATAGGAATATGAATTTTCTTATGTACTTACATAGAGAAATCAAACAAGATTATCTTTTCAATTGAGAGAATGACCGTTTGAAGCTTGATAAATGCATCACTTGCCAAGTAATTTCACCTTTTACTTTTGATTAGATATAACATGAAACAAGATTGTAACTCATACTAGCTAATAACTAATTCGGAGCATGAACGAAGAGAAAAAGGTAAGATACAACATTTTGAGATAAGTAGAGGAAGTATTTACCCCGTTGCCACCAATGTAGGGGACGGTCCAAGAGAACAACCAATCGCAGGAGCTGCTGCTGGAGGGGATCTTGCTACGATACACAACGGCACCAGCTGAACCAGCGGCAGCTCCACTTGGGTGGACGTGGAGGAATGCACCCCATTGCCCATTCTGAATATCTGATGGGTAGGGTGTATCATAGATATGGCCGTGCCAATCGTTGTACTTAGCAAAGTTCAAAGTGGCACCAGTGGCATTGTAGAGGAGGCATTTTACAGCTATTCCGTTACCGTACCTAGCCAAAAGTTGGACCCAAATTTTACTTCAGTTAGGATCTTGTTTCCTCATATATAAGGTTTTTACATATTGCAAGAAGAAGCAGAAATAATTAAGCACTGCATATAATAATAAACCATGCATGTACACAGAAACATACCTCTCCTTGAGGTTGTCGACGAACTTTTGCGCGTTAACATCCTTACCACCGGCGTTGATCATCTTCATGGCATAGTCTGCAACATCTTTTTGGGTAATGGGTTCCTTATACTCTCCAGTGGCTATCACCGTCTGCGCTGAAATGGGGGTACCAAACACTCCAGAGGCCATTGCTTTGCACACACACTGTGATATATAGGTGTACTAGCTAGTTCGCTTCGCATGCAGTGAGAATTCATGGCTTGTTCTGCGTGTATTTATAGATAGATACACGCTGTGGGGCAAGTTCCCGGAAACTTGGTCCACCTCCCACCGCCATCTGCACATGAAGCACGTACTCAATCCATTGCACCCCATCAAGCACATGAAGAACGAGGAGTACTGCAAGCTGAGGGACTGTGTCTTCACCTTATCCTTGTGCTTTCTGAAACAGAATGTGGCCTTTCCATCTTGTCAAAACAAACCAAATGGTTATAAATCGTTATACTTTTAAATTCGAAACCACTCAAAAACCAATAATAAATTTTGAATCTCCATAAGAAAAATTCAGTCAACGGGAGGGGAGATTTCCCCACCGGAATTTATCATGAAAGTAGAGGACAAAACGCCTCATGATTTTTCACTCCGAAAGTCCGAATCAACTTAATCCCTTAAAACAAGGCAGATATTGATTTTTCAT
Coding sequences within:
- the LOC123441244 gene encoding 23 kDa jasmonate-induced protein, whose translation is MASGVFGTPISAQTVIATGEYKEPITQKDVADYAMKMINAGGKDVNAQKFVDNLKERYGNGIAVKCLLYNATGATLNFAKYNDWHGHIYDTPYPSDIQNGQWGAFLHVHPSGAAAGSAGAVVYRSKIPSSSSSCDWLFSWTVPYIGGNGVYTEIREEGHYPSVGSWDYIYNVKLKNSSVTSIDSNYGYVSKADIGEGTTMNARGVFEFPY